In the Bacteroidota bacterium genome, one interval contains:
- a CDS encoding AsmA family protein produces MALSKKAKIWIIILGIPVVLILGAIGVLKFYFTNERLKALLIPQIESATGRQVTINDISLNIFPAIALDVRGLTIANKAGFSEKPMLALDRMLVDVKLRPLFDKRVEISSLLLEKPSLILETNADGSVNYREKAAPGADEPAPTGEPASIAGVLLSDLRIINGYIELVDRRYNSKQVYGGFHEQASVDFNPSTNIARIESKTAIDSWNYGSLTSMLITDWRITADATLLFDVAKNHLTIENGKGFLNGIPMDVSGMVDMMDKPTMDLAIEAKNVNVAQLLNLTPREYVEKIKGVKGNGEVEAKFLIKGMYDSETQTLPDITGNINSTNASIQYPDIPKPITNINIVSDFVRTKTTQEFHIRKLSANLGQNPISATVDVVNFDDPSLTMAINAALNLAEVKDYYPVEAGTTLSGNMKANVNIAGKTSNPDAMKASGNMEFQSVTIATATSKNPVKDMNGTITFNNQILESKKLSMTIGKSDLALAFTVRNYLSMMSDKKDAPKATANASLTSNRLFTSDIMSDDETKPAGGTAQPKQAKAAMPLPNVDMDIAANIGTLTMQKFEMKDVRGTMKIANGIINMQNLTMKMFDGAIASKGSINLQNPERPTFNLNLDMSSLNANTALSSFTSFGQRLLGDLNMNIQINGALDDTLGLIPSSLNASGKAGVNNGKVQGVKVNQQIASLLSVPDVAEINFKDWVNAFSIKDGRVNIPDLNIAALGADYTIAGSQGLDGSMDFKMAMLLSEATSAKASVPGFAGEALNALKEPNGRLKLDFLVGGSADNPKVQLDTQSLQARAAEFAKSKLDAEKQKLQQKLEDEAKKKGGDLLKDLLKKK; encoded by the coding sequence CTCTCTCAAAGAAAGCAAAAATCTGGATCATAATTCTAGGTATCCCCGTTGTGTTGATTCTCGGCGCAATCGGCGTTCTGAAATTCTACTTTACAAACGAGCGACTGAAAGCCCTTCTGATTCCGCAAATCGAATCGGCCACCGGACGGCAAGTCACCATCAACGATATCAGTCTGAACATCTTCCCCGCCATTGCTTTGGACGTCCGCGGTCTCACGATTGCCAACAAGGCGGGCTTTTCCGAGAAGCCGATGCTAGCCCTCGACAGAATGTTGGTTGATGTGAAGCTGCGTCCCTTGTTTGACAAACGAGTTGAGATTTCATCCCTCCTCCTCGAAAAGCCGAGCTTGATCCTTGAGACAAATGCTGACGGGTCGGTGAATTACAGGGAGAAAGCCGCTCCGGGCGCTGACGAGCCTGCGCCGACGGGCGAACCTGCAAGCATAGCCGGAGTCCTCCTCTCCGACCTTCGCATCATCAACGGATATATCGAGCTGGTTGACCGCCGCTACAATTCGAAGCAGGTGTACGGTGGTTTCCACGAGCAGGCGAGCGTTGATTTCAATCCCTCCACCAACATTGCACGCATCGAAAGCAAAACCGCCATTGATTCGTGGAACTACGGTTCTCTAACCTCGATGCTTATCACCGATTGGCGCATCACCGCTGACGCAACGCTTCTCTTCGATGTAGCGAAAAACCATCTCACCATCGAAAACGGCAAGGGTTTTTTGAACGGCATTCCGATGGATGTTTCGGGAATGGTGGATATGATGGACAAGCCGACGATGGATCTGGCGATTGAAGCAAAGAATGTGAATGTTGCACAGCTTCTGAATCTGACTCCGCGGGAGTATGTGGAGAAGATCAAAGGCGTGAAAGGAAACGGCGAGGTAGAGGCGAAGTTCCTCATCAAAGGAATGTACGACAGCGAAACACAGACGCTGCCCGACATTACAGGCAACATCAACTCGACGAACGCGTCCATTCAGTATCCCGATATCCCGAAGCCGATCACGAATATCAACATCGTTTCTGATTTTGTCAGAACAAAAACAACGCAGGAATTCCACATCCGAAAACTCTCCGCCAATCTCGGGCAGAATCCCATTTCGGCGACTGTTGATGTGGTGAACTTCGATGATCCCTCGCTGACCATGGCAATCAATGCGGCATTGAATCTTGCCGAGGTGAAAGACTACTATCCCGTTGAGGCGGGCACGACACTCAGCGGCAACATGAAAGCCAACGTTAACATTGCCGGGAAAACAAGCAACCCAGACGCGATGAAGGCGTCCGGCAATATGGAATTCCAAAGCGTCACGATTGCGACAGCAACAAGCAAGAATCCGGTAAAGGATATGAACGGCACGATTACGTTCAACAACCAGATTCTTGAATCGAAGAAACTTTCGATGACGATCGGCAAATCGGATCTGGCGCTGGCGTTCACCGTCAGAAATTATCTTTCGATGATGTCGGATAAAAAAGATGCGCCGAAAGCGACGGCGAATGCGTCGCTCACCTCCAATCGGCTCTTTACTTCCGACATCATGAGTGATGACGAGACGAAGCCTGCGGGTGGCACAGCTCAACCGAAACAGGCAAAAGCGGCAATGCCTCTGCCAAATGTTGACATGGACATTGCAGCAAACATCGGCACGTTGACCATGCAGAAGTTTGAGATGAAAGATGTACGCGGCACGATGAAAATCGCCAACGGCATCATCAATATGCAGAACCTGACGATGAAGATGTTCGACGGCGCGATTGCGAGCAAGGGCTCGATCAATCTGCAGAATCCGGAACGTCCAACGTTCAACCTGAATCTTGACATGAGCAGCCTCAACGCGAACACGGCATTGTCCTCGTTTACATCGTTCGGGCAAAGACTGCTGGGCGATCTGAATATGAACATCCAGATCAACGGAGCGCTGGATGATACGCTTGGGCTTATACCATCCTCGCTGAATGCGAGCGGCAAAGCCGGTGTCAACAACGGCAAGGTGCAAGGCGTGAAAGTGAATCAGCAAATTGCGAGTCTGCTCAGTGTTCCGGATGTAGCGGAAATCAATTTCAAGGATTGGGTGAATGCGTTCAGCATCAAAGACGGGCGGGTTAACATCCCCGACTTGAATATTGCAGCCCTCGGTGCCGACTACACAATCGCCGGCTCACAAGGATTGGACGGGTCGATGGATTTCAAGATGGCGATGCTGCTTTCCGAGGCAACGTCGGCAAAGGCGAGTGTTCCGGGATTTGCAGGCGAAGCGCTGAATGCGTTGAAGGAACCTAACGGCAGATTGAAGCTCGATTTCCTCGTTGGTGGAAGCGCCGATAACCCGAAAGTCCAGCTTGACACACAATCGCTGCAGGCCCGTGCCGCCGAGTTCGCAAAATCAAAGCTCGACGCCGAGAAGCAAAAACTGCAACAGAAACTTGAGGATGAGGCGAAGAAAAAAGGGGGGGATCTTCTCAAGGATTTGCTCAAGAAGAAATGA
- the rsmA gene encoding 16S rRNA (adenine(1518)-N(6)/adenine(1519)-N(6))-dimethyltransferase RsmA, protein MKTIRPKQSLGQNFLRDENIARKIVGSMNIQPGDLVLEIGPGEGALTKYLAQQTNGLIAVDLDRRAVDHMHGLFPGGEVEILHQDFLESDFGGILRKRTAAQLRIIGNIPYNITSPILFHILDHRQHVGDATLMMQKEVAKRLVAKPGTKDYGILAVFCQLFADVELLFDVSAKCFFPPPKVTSSVVRMKMLGAPRYPVNDEVFFRKMVRSIFGKRRKTLRNSLGYFLDPLPHLPERFDLTRRPENLSLRELAELGNMLATQRE, encoded by the coding sequence GTGAAGACCATCCGCCCTAAACAATCCCTCGGACAGAATTTCTTGCGCGATGAGAACATCGCCCGGAAGATCGTAGGCTCGATGAACATTCAGCCCGGCGATCTCGTTCTCGAAATCGGACCCGGAGAAGGGGCACTCACCAAGTATCTCGCACAACAAACCAACGGACTGATAGCAGTTGATTTAGACCGGCGAGCCGTTGATCATATGCACGGGTTGTTTCCCGGCGGAGAAGTGGAAATTCTCCATCAGGATTTTCTGGAATCAGATTTCGGGGGGATTCTCAGGAAGCGTACAGCAGCACAACTTCGCATCATCGGCAACATTCCGTACAACATTACCAGCCCGATTCTCTTTCATATCCTGGATCATCGTCAGCACGTGGGGGATGCAACGCTGATGATGCAGAAGGAAGTAGCGAAGCGGTTGGTGGCGAAGCCGGGCACGAAAGACTACGGTATTCTCGCCGTGTTCTGCCAACTGTTTGCCGATGTCGAGCTATTGTTCGATGTTTCGGCAAAGTGTTTCTTCCCTCCTCCCAAAGTCACATCGTCGGTCGTTCGCATGAAGATGCTCGGGGCGCCCCGCTATCCGGTCAACGACGAGGTATTCTTCCGGAAGATGGTCCGCTCCATTTTCGGGAAGCGACGGAAGACGCTGCGCAATTCGCTGGGGTATTTCCTCGACCCTCTCCCTCACTTGCCGGAACGTTTCGATTTAACGAGACGGCCGGAAAACTTGTCGCTTCGTGAATTGGCAGAGTTGGGAAACATGCTTGCAACACAGAGAGAATAG
- a CDS encoding T9SS type A sorting domain-containing protein — protein sequence MKNVFAIAAMCCLISVLQNNTAAQYADGFWQDVAESAISPSGERLIIPVAYRTVTLNLPGLTGLLSQVPWEENVRAYHSQVLLSLPLPDGSFGRFRIVESPIMAPELAVRYPEIRTYLGQGIDDPTATVRFDVTPRGFHAMILSAGPTVYIDPYSRGTTQHYISYYKHAVLYEEARRFEEIGVEDPDGHMAAEIASLVAANRFTSIGEQLRTYRLALACTGEYATFHGGTKPLVLAEMVTAMNRVSGIYEREVAVRMVLIPNNDTLIYLNAATDPYTNNSGSTMLGQNQTTLDNIIGNANYDIGHVFSTGGGGIAGLGVVCRTGNKARGVTGLPSPIGDPFYVDYVAHEMGHQFGANHTFNGSSGSCSGGNRNASTAYEPGSGSTVMAYAGICSPQNIQNASDDYFHAVSIDEIVAYTTTGSGGGCPAVTSTGNNAPTVDVPGLGITIPLGTPFFMPGSASDFENDPLTYTWEEFDLGPAGHPNTPSGNAAIFRSFKGTIADSLRYFPRMSDIRNNTQTMGEILPSYARTLTFRLTARDNRAGGGGVGFGSTAITVSSAGPFIVTSPNTSVTWLRNSVDTVRWNVANTNIPPVSCTNVNILLSTDGGLTYPTVLAANTPNDGVQAVTIPNVLTTTARIKIEAVGNIFFDISNVNFAIGPVASPALVSPANTATGIPTSTALHWRTANGASTYHVQFSNDPGFGTLIVNDSTLTDTSRALSGLNNNTLYYWRVRAKNAEGVSGWSESWNFRTIIAPPAAPALVSPPNNAVNQPVSLTLQWSSVIFATSYQLEVATDSAFTVIVVSDSVAGTSRGVTLMNEVKYYWRVRARNAGGLGNPSPIWNFTTEAALSVAGRQGIPSDFQLMQNFPNPFNPSTVIEFALPREVNVTMEVFSLIGERVALLVNEKKTAGYHFVAFDAKGLASGLYIYRLRAGDFIQTRKLVLLR from the coding sequence ATGAAAAATGTGTTTGCGATTGCAGCAATGTGCTGCCTCATTTCGGTTTTGCAGAACAACACGGCTGCCCAGTACGCCGACGGTTTCTGGCAGGACGTTGCCGAGTCAGCGATCTCGCCTTCGGGTGAGCGACTGATTATTCCGGTCGCATACAGAACCGTAACGTTAAATTTGCCAGGACTGACTGGTCTTCTGTCTCAGGTTCCCTGGGAGGAGAACGTGCGGGCTTACCATTCACAGGTTCTGCTCAGCCTTCCGCTTCCCGATGGATCGTTCGGACGCTTCCGCATTGTTGAGTCTCCGATCATGGCACCGGAACTTGCCGTACGCTATCCCGAAATCAGAACCTATCTCGGTCAAGGAATCGACGATCCGACGGCAACCGTCCGTTTCGATGTAACACCGCGGGGATTTCACGCAATGATACTCTCCGCCGGGCCGACCGTCTACATTGACCCGTACAGTCGCGGCACTACGCAGCACTACATCAGCTATTATAAACATGCAGTACTTTATGAAGAAGCACGCCGGTTTGAAGAGATCGGGGTTGAAGATCCGGACGGGCACATGGCGGCAGAGATTGCTTCGCTCGTAGCGGCAAATCGCTTTACATCAATCGGCGAACAGTTGCGGACATACCGGCTGGCGTTGGCGTGTACCGGTGAGTACGCGACATTTCACGGAGGCACGAAGCCGCTCGTACTTGCGGAAATGGTTACCGCAATGAACCGCGTGAGCGGCATCTACGAACGCGAGGTGGCAGTCCGCATGGTCTTGATTCCGAACAACGATACATTGATCTATCTGAACGCGGCAACGGATCCTTACACCAATAACAGCGGCTCGACGATGTTGGGCCAGAATCAAACAACCCTTGACAACATCATCGGGAATGCGAACTACGACATCGGCCATGTGTTCAGCACAGGAGGAGGAGGCATTGCGGGACTCGGCGTTGTCTGCCGTACAGGCAACAAGGCTCGCGGTGTTACGGGGCTCCCCTCACCTATCGGCGATCCGTTTTACGTTGACTATGTTGCCCATGAAATGGGGCATCAGTTCGGGGCAAATCATACGTTTAACGGCAGCTCCGGATCGTGCAGCGGCGGAAACCGGAATGCCTCGACGGCGTACGAACCCGGAAGCGGCTCCACGGTTATGGCATACGCGGGTATTTGCAGTCCGCAGAACATTCAAAACGCCAGCGACGATTACTTCCACGCCGTCAGCATCGACGAGATTGTCGCTTACACAACAACTGGCTCGGGCGGAGGCTGTCCTGCGGTTACATCAACGGGGAACAATGCCCCGACCGTTGATGTCCCGGGACTCGGGATAACAATTCCGTTGGGAACGCCGTTCTTCATGCCGGGGTCGGCATCGGATTTCGAGAATGATCCGCTCACGTACACGTGGGAAGAGTTCGACCTTGGACCGGCGGGACATCCCAACACACCGAGCGGCAATGCGGCAATCTTCCGCAGTTTCAAAGGTACAATTGCGGATTCCTTACGCTACTTCCCGCGCATGTCCGACATTCGCAACAACACCCAAACGATGGGTGAAATTCTTCCAAGTTATGCGCGCACTCTCACCTTTCGCCTGACTGCACGCGACAATCGGGCAGGAGGAGGAGGAGTGGGATTTGGTTCCACCGCAATTACGGTAAGTAGTGCGGGGCCGTTCATAGTCACATCCCCGAATACTTCCGTCACGTGGCTCAGAAACTCCGTGGATACCGTGAGATGGAACGTTGCGAACACGAATATTCCCCCTGTCAGTTGCACGAACGTGAATATCCTCCTCTCAACAGACGGCGGACTTACGTATCCGACGGTGCTGGCGGCAAACACACCGAACGACGGAGTTCAGGCGGTGACTATTCCGAACGTTCTGACGACCACCGCCCGCATAAAAATCGAAGCGGTGGGAAACATCTTCTTCGATATCTCGAACGTGAACTTCGCCATCGGGCCGGTCGCCTCTCCAGCGCTGGTTTCTCCCGCAAATACCGCAACGGGGATTCCCACATCCACCGCTCTCCATTGGCGCACAGCAAACGGAGCGTCGACATACCACGTGCAGTTCTCCAACGACCCCGGCTTCGGCACCCTGATTGTGAATGACTCCACACTGACGGACACCTCGCGCGCACTCAGCGGATTGAACAACAATACGTTGTACTATTGGAGAGTACGAGCGAAGAACGCCGAGGGAGTGAGCGGCTGGTCGGAATCCTGGAATTTCAGAACCATCATTGCTCCGCCCGCTGCACCGGCACTTGTGTCACCCCCGAACAATGCCGTCAACCAGCCCGTCTCTTTGACACTGCAGTGGAGTTCGGTCATCTTCGCAACGTCTTACCAGCTTGAAGTTGCTACCGATTCCGCGTTTACGGTAATAGTTGTAAGCGACTCAGTGGCAGGAACATCACGCGGAGTCACGCTCATGAATGAAGTCAAATACTACTGGCGTGTGCGTGCCCGCAACGCTGGCGGATTGGGGAACCCTTCCCCCATCTGGAACTTCACAACCGAGGCGGCGCTATCGGTGGCGGGGCGACAAGGGATTCCGTCCGATTTCCAACTGATGCAGAACTTCCCCAATCCGTTCAACCCGTCAACAGTGATCGAGTTCGCGTTACCGCGCGAAGTGAACGTGACGATGGAGGTGTTCAGTCTTATCGGGGAACGTGTTGCGTTGCTTGTTAATGAGAAGAAAACTGCAGGGTATCACTTCGTCGCATTCGATGCGAAGGGACTCGCCAGCGGATTATACATCTACCGCCTGCGAGCAGGAGATTTTATACAAACGCGAAAGCTCGTATTGTTGAGGTAG
- the bla gene encoding class A beta-lactamase, subclass A2, producing the protein MILLKSAAAGFLALLLFQSAVAQTGRLKTDIEEFLKTKQADVGVAIMDFDNGELVVVGGDTRYAMQSVYKFHLALAVLHKVGEGEFALDQRIRITKQDLLPDTWSPLRDRYPDAGIELPLSEILAYTVSQSDNNGCDILFRLVGGTKEVEEYIHGLGVHDVSIKSTEEEMHKAWDVQFTNWTTPVAAVQLLELFYRRSLLSSNGFDFLWKIMVETSTGPKRIRGSLPAGTIVAHKTGTSGRDNSGVAAAVNDIGIVTLPDGRHCAIAVFVSNSKENDETNELIIARIAQMCWNSLVARSH; encoded by the coding sequence ATGATTCTCCTGAAATCTGCGGCCGCGGGCTTTCTGGCTCTCCTCCTGTTTCAATCCGCCGTTGCTCAAACCGGCAGGCTGAAAACCGATATTGAGGAATTTCTCAAAACAAAGCAGGCCGATGTTGGTGTTGCAATCATGGATTTCGACAACGGGGAATTAGTAGTCGTTGGCGGCGATACGCGTTACGCGATGCAAAGCGTCTACAAATTCCATCTCGCGCTGGCCGTTCTTCATAAGGTGGGTGAAGGCGAGTTCGCCCTCGATCAGAGAATCAGAATTACGAAACAGGATCTGTTGCCCGATACGTGGAGCCCCTTGAGGGATAGGTATCCTGATGCAGGAATCGAACTTCCGTTGAGCGAGATTCTCGCGTACACCGTCTCTCAAAGTGACAATAATGGATGTGATATTCTCTTCAGACTTGTTGGAGGGACCAAGGAAGTGGAGGAATATATACACGGTTTGGGAGTTCATGATGTCTCTATAAAATCGACAGAGGAGGAAATGCACAAAGCCTGGGATGTTCAATTCACCAATTGGACAACGCCGGTCGCCGCCGTGCAATTGCTCGAGTTGTTTTATCGGAGAAGCCTGCTCTCTTCAAACGGGTTCGACTTCCTGTGGAAGATCATGGTCGAGACCTCAACCGGACCGAAGAGAATCAGGGGCAGCCTGCCTGCGGGAACCATCGTTGCGCACAAGACAGGAACTTCGGGGCGTGACAATTCAGGAGTAGCGGCCGCAGTAAACGACATTGGCATCGTGACGCTGCCCGACGGAAGGCACTGTGCCATTGCTGTCTTCGTGTCGAACTCAAAGGAAAACGACGAGACAAATGAGCTGATTATAGCCCGCATCGCCCAAATGTGTTGGAACTCTCTCGTTGCACGATCTCATTAA
- a CDS encoding T9SS type A sorting domain-containing protein has protein sequence MLRTLFILFVSIITGHAFAGYTTPNTGVQWNLDSLVVFSGGTLTGTFPDYTMTDTITISANDRLDIVPGSVVTVTQGTGKGFTVFGILRAIGTATDSIIVKGSVDSAGWYRGFRFDDTSVDSLCVISYCRIMNAVDAVYCFNANTTISNSLFTKNSTNAVRCFEASPTIRDCVFEYNRQSAITANVNSSPLIEDNLFRYNNYQNTGARNAIAIGGQGTNNPIIRGNEIYNQNYFRAGAISLVTLTGSDVCNALVEHNYLHNNSFGIVVQGLSAGGTLRPIIRYNRIENNRINPDPLVSGSGITIQTGGPSNSPIITGNILKDNYWGITIVSSAGLNNSPKPVIGDLTNADTTDDGKNIFDNNNNGGTIYQLYNNGTQDIAAQNNYWGSNDSLVIESWIYHRPDSAVFGTVFYSPFIQLTSVNPGQIVPDAFVLHQNYPNPFNPATTISYQLLTGGHVTLRVFDVLGREVATLVDDVQIPGFKSVKFSAGGFASGVYVYKLQTEKSSATRKFLLIR, from the coding sequence ATGCTAAGAACTCTCTTCATTCTGTTTGTTTCGATCATCACCGGTCACGCCTTCGCGGGCTATACGACGCCCAACACTGGCGTGCAGTGGAATCTTGACAGTCTCGTTGTGTTTTCCGGCGGCACGCTGACGGGTACCTTTCCCGACTACACGATGACGGATACGATCACAATCTCGGCAAACGACAGGCTGGATATTGTGCCGGGATCCGTCGTTACTGTCACACAAGGAACGGGAAAAGGCTTCACAGTCTTTGGCATCCTGCGCGCCATCGGAACGGCAACCGACTCGATTATTGTAAAAGGCAGCGTTGACAGTGCGGGCTGGTATCGCGGCTTCCGGTTTGATGATACGTCGGTTGATTCTCTCTGTGTGATCTCCTATTGCAGGATCATGAACGCGGTGGACGCTGTGTATTGCTTCAACGCCAACACAACAATCTCGAACTCCCTCTTTACCAAGAACAGCACGAACGCCGTTCGTTGCTTCGAAGCAAGCCCGACGATCAGGGATTGCGTGTTTGAGTACAATCGCCAATCCGCGATCACCGCCAACGTCAATTCGTCGCCTCTCATTGAAGACAATCTGTTCCGGTACAACAACTATCAAAATACCGGAGCCCGCAATGCGATTGCCATTGGTGGGCAGGGAACGAACAATCCGATCATCCGCGGAAATGAAATCTACAATCAGAATTATTTCCGGGCGGGAGCAATCAGTCTTGTGACCCTAACCGGCAGCGATGTGTGCAATGCGCTTGTCGAGCACAACTATCTCCACAACAACAGTTTTGGGATTGTTGTACAGGGATTGAGTGCCGGGGGAACGTTGCGCCCGATCATCCGCTACAATCGTATCGAGAACAACCGCATTAATCCCGATCCGCTTGTTTCAGGAAGCGGAATCACGATTCAGACCGGCGGGCCATCCAACTCTCCGATTATCACAGGGAATATCCTGAAAGACAATTACTGGGGTATCACGATCGTCTCTTCAGCCGGACTCAACAATTCGCCGAAACCGGTGATTGGCGATCTTACCAATGCCGACACGACGGACGACGGCAAGAATATATTCGACAACAATAATAACGGCGGCACCATCTATCAACTGTACAACAACGGTACACAAGATATTGCCGCCCAAAACAACTACTGGGGGTCGAACGATTCTCTGGTAATCGAGAGCTGGATTTACCACCGGCCTGATAGCGCGGTGTTCGGCACGGTTTTCTACTCGCCGTTCATTCAACTGACATCCGTGAATCCCGGACAGATTGTGCCGGATGCATTTGTTCTTCATCAGAATTACCCGAATCCGTTTAATCCGGCCACGACCATCAGCTATCAACTTTTAACAGGCGGACATGTTACGCTTAGAGTGTTTGACGTTCTGGGCCGGGAGGTCGCAACGTTGGTGGATGATGTTCAGATTCCGGGGTTCAAGTCCGTGAAGTTCTCTGCGGGCGGTTTCGCGAGCGGGGTGTATGTGTACAAGTTGCAGACAGAAAAATCAAGTGCAACAAGGAAATTCTTGTTGATTCGTTGA
- a CDS encoding class I SAM-dependent RNA methyltransferase → MRRAGIRLASKEFMQLFEEVLFSTITAAQISPRLLGEGECQSPTGQRCRLCHAVNLEYDAEAVLKNEALQKFWKTLRVSCRLDPLIRSPLGREYRTTTKRRMFSFRDSVRLGLISPNEAGELKPFPVMRCAIEPSAHSTIYKHIQESISKPYAKKLAKVLNHVVIKGNYSEQTVIFNVNDISPEAVHAANTLSKSLTKKSGSITGVFMYEDTTSPGYYLGSRSPDSRPRFKKLFGKPEIFHRTMGRSFLFSPLSFSQINQAILEKMVHTADQLLQPAKESTLFDLYCGYGLFGLCLAGSVDSVIAVEVSALSVESAIANAKRQKVPNVRFIRSDINDESLERIMSSIRKHDIVLLDPPRKGTSAGVIEGIAAKQPRRVLHIFCEIDLIATELKRWERHGYKPARAVPFDMFPGTATMETMVLLEPR, encoded by the coding sequence TTGAGACGAGCCGGTATCCGTCTCGCATCGAAAGAGTTCATGCAGCTATTTGAAGAGGTTCTCTTCTCAACCATTACAGCAGCACAGATTTCTCCCCGCCTGCTCGGCGAAGGCGAATGCCAGTCTCCGACCGGGCAACGATGCCGGCTGTGTCATGCCGTGAATCTGGAGTACGATGCGGAAGCCGTATTGAAGAATGAGGCATTGCAGAAATTCTGGAAGACGCTGAGGGTTTCATGCCGCCTTGACCCGCTCATCCGATCCCCTCTCGGCAGAGAGTACCGCACCACAACAAAGCGCCGTATGTTCTCGTTTCGTGATTCTGTCCGGCTCGGACTCATCAGCCCGAACGAAGCAGGTGAACTGAAGCCGTTTCCAGTTATGCGATGTGCCATCGAACCGAGCGCGCATAGCACTATCTACAAGCATATTCAAGAGAGTATTTCCAAACCGTATGCCAAGAAACTCGCGAAAGTCCTGAATCATGTGGTGATCAAAGGAAACTACTCGGAACAAACTGTCATTTTTAATGTAAATGATATCTCCCCCGAAGCCGTTCACGCTGCCAACACGCTCTCCAAATCCCTCACGAAAAAAAGTGGGAGCATCACCGGTGTGTTCATGTATGAGGATACGACAAGTCCTGGGTACTATCTTGGTTCGAGGAGTCCGGACTCACGGCCGAGGTTCAAGAAACTGTTCGGCAAACCCGAGATCTTCCACCGGACAATGGGGAGGAGTTTCCTGTTTTCGCCGCTCTCGTTCTCACAGATCAATCAGGCGATTCTTGAAAAGATGGTTCACACCGCAGATCAACTTCTGCAACCGGCCAAGGAATCAACGTTGTTCGATTTGTATTGCGGATACGGATTGTTCGGGTTGTGTCTTGCCGGAAGCGTGGATTCTGTGATTGCGGTAGAAGTGTCGGCTCTGTCAGTTGAATCAGCAATTGCCAACGCAAAGCGGCAAAAAGTACCCAACGTTCGCTTCATCCGAAGTGATATCAACGACGAATCACTTGAGCGAATCATGTCGAGTATACGGAAGCATGATATTGTGCTTCTCGACCCTCCCCGCAAAGGGACGTCAGCTGGTGTTATCGAGGGTATTGCCGCGAAACAACCCCGGCGCGTGCTTCACATTTTCTGCGAGATTGATTTGATTGCAACCGAGCTGAAACGGTGGGAGAGGCACGGGTACAAGCCGGCACGTGCCGTACCCTTCGACATGTTTCCCGGAACCGCAACAATGGAGACGATGGTGTTGCTTGAACCCCGTTGA